A DNA window from Bacteroides cellulosilyticus contains the following coding sequences:
- the xyl3A gene encoding xylan 1,4-beta-xylosidase has protein sequence MKRKLQLLTGIGCLCLCFLSCSQPPYKNPALSPEERANDLVGRLTLEEKAALMQNTSPAIPRLGIKAYDWWNEALHGVGRAGLATVFPQAIGMGASFNNELLYDVFTAVSDEARAKNTEFSKEGGLKRYQGLTMWTPNINIFRDPRWGRGQETYGEDPYLTGQMGVAVVRGLQGPEGEKYDKLHACAKHYAVHSGPEWNRHSFNAENIDPRDLWETYLPAFKDLVQKAHVKEVMCAYNRFEGEPCCGSNRLLMQILRDEWGYKEIVVSDCWAISDFYNKGAHETDPDKQHASAKAVLSGTDVECGDSYASLPEAVKEGLIDEKQIDISLKRLMKARFELGEMDEPSQVSWAQIPYSVVDSKEHRELALRMARESLVLLQNNQSLLPLNKNLKVAVVGPNANDSVMQWGNYNGFPSHTITLLEGIREYLPESQIIYEPGCDLTSDVTLQSVFQQCSMDGKQGFSAKYWNNTKQEGTPDVTNHISTPFHFITTGATTFAAGINLQDFSASYESVFRPAKSEDIAFRFQTQGITKLSIDGKEVAAGMNFKNNAKVYTLQAEAGKEYRIKIDFAFRNRDAALDFDMGREVPVDLKQTVNKVKEADVIIFAGGISPAVEGEEMHVNIPGFKGGDRETIELPSIQSRLLAELKKAGKKIVFVNFSGSAIALTPESKTCDAILQAWYPGQAGGTAIANVLFGDYNPAGRLPVTFYKSTSQLPGFEDYSMKGRTYRYMTEAPLFPFGHGLSYTTFRYGDASLSTQEVKDGEQTILTVPVSNAGERDGEEVVQVYLRRPGDKEGPSHALRAFKRVNIAKGVTSNVTVSLSKEDFEWFDTETNTMRPIEGDYEILYGGTSELKLLKAIPVTVK, from the coding sequence ATGAAAAGAAAACTTCAGTTGCTCACCGGAATCGGATGCCTATGTCTGTGCTTCCTTTCCTGTTCACAACCTCCCTACAAAAACCCGGCACTAAGTCCGGAAGAACGTGCCAATGATCTGGTAGGCCGACTTACATTGGAAGAAAAAGCCGCATTGATGCAAAACACATCTCCGGCCATCCCCCGACTGGGCATAAAAGCCTATGACTGGTGGAACGAAGCGTTGCACGGCGTAGGACGTGCCGGACTGGCCACCGTATTCCCGCAAGCCATCGGTATGGGAGCCTCTTTCAACAATGAACTGCTTTACGATGTATTCACCGCAGTTTCGGATGAAGCACGTGCCAAGAACACCGAATTCAGCAAAGAAGGCGGATTGAAACGTTATCAGGGGCTCACCATGTGGACACCCAACATCAACATCTTCCGTGATCCGCGCTGGGGACGGGGACAGGAAACTTACGGAGAAGATCCTTATCTCACCGGTCAGATGGGTGTGGCAGTGGTACGCGGCTTGCAAGGGCCTGAAGGAGAGAAGTATGATAAGCTACATGCCTGTGCCAAGCACTATGCCGTACATTCCGGTCCGGAATGGAACCGCCACAGCTTCAATGCCGAGAACATCGACCCGCGTGATTTATGGGAAACCTATCTGCCCGCTTTTAAAGACCTGGTTCAAAAAGCGCACGTGAAAGAAGTGATGTGTGCCTACAACCGCTTTGAAGGTGAACCCTGTTGCGGAAGCAACCGCCTGCTAATGCAAATTCTGCGTGACGAATGGGGATATAAAGAAATCGTAGTATCGGACTGCTGGGCAATCAGCGACTTCTACAACAAAGGCGCCCATGAAACCGACCCCGACAAACAACACGCTTCCGCCAAAGCCGTACTTTCCGGAACAGATGTGGAATGTGGCGACAGCTATGCCTCGCTGCCCGAAGCTGTGAAGGAAGGGTTGATTGACGAAAAACAAATAGACATCTCTCTGAAGCGCCTGATGAAAGCCCGCTTTGAGTTGGGCGAGATGGACGAACCTTCGCAAGTGTCCTGGGCACAGATTCCTTACAGCGTGGTAGATAGTAAAGAACATCGTGAACTGGCACTCCGCATGGCACGCGAGAGCCTTGTGTTGTTGCAAAACAATCAGAGTTTACTGCCTTTAAATAAAAACCTGAAAGTGGCCGTGGTAGGACCTAATGCCAATGACTCCGTAATGCAATGGGGCAACTACAATGGTTTCCCCTCACATACCATCACTCTATTGGAGGGTATCCGCGAATATCTGCCCGAATCACAGATCATCTACGAACCCGGATGCGACCTGACCTCCGACGTCACCTTGCAAAGTGTATTCCAGCAATGCAGCATGGATGGCAAGCAAGGTTTCAGTGCCAAATACTGGAACAATACGAAACAGGAAGGAACACCGGATGTAACCAATCACATCAGTACCCCCTTCCACTTCATCACCACCGGTGCCACGACCTTTGCAGCCGGCATCAATCTGCAAGATTTCTCTGCCAGCTACGAATCCGTATTCCGCCCCGCCAAGAGTGAAGATATCGCTTTCCGTTTTCAGACCCAAGGGATAACAAAACTCTCCATTGACGGCAAGGAAGTTGCCGCAGGCATGAACTTCAAAAACAATGCAAAAGTCTACACCCTCCAGGCAGAAGCCGGAAAAGAATATCGTATCAAGATTGATTTTGCTTTCCGCAACCGTGATGCCGCACTCGATTTTGACATGGGGCGTGAAGTCCCCGTTGACCTGAAACAAACTGTAAACAAGGTAAAAGAGGCAGATGTCATCATCTTTGCCGGAGGTATATCCCCGGCAGTGGAAGGTGAGGAAATGCATGTCAACATTCCCGGCTTCAAGGGAGGTGACCGCGAAACCATCGAACTTCCGTCCATCCAAAGCCGTCTGCTTGCCGAATTGAAGAAAGCAGGAAAGAAGATTGTATTCGTCAACTTCTCCGGTTCCGCTATCGCCCTGACTCCCGAATCGAAAACATGCGATGCTATCCTGCAGGCATGGTATCCCGGTCAGGCCGGTGGTACGGCTATCGCCAATGTCCTCTTCGGAGATTACAATCCGGCAGGACGTCTTCCGGTCACTTTCTATAAGAGTACGAGCCAGCTGCCCGGCTTTGAAGATTATTCCATGAAGGGACGCACGTACCGGTACATGACGGAAGCTCCGCTCTTCCCCTTCGGGCATGGTTTGAGCTATACCACATTCCGTTACGGAGACGCTTCATTGAGTACACAGGAAGTGAAAGATGGAGAACAAACCATCCTGACCGTCCCCGTGAGCAATGCAGGTGAACGCGACGGAGAAGAAGTGGTACAGGTGTATCTGCGTCGTCCGGGCGATAAAGAAGGCCCGTCGCACGCACTCCGCGCCTTTAAGCGTGTGAACATCGCCAAAGGGGTAACCAGCAATGTGACCGTATCATTAAGCAAAGAAGATTTCGAATGGTTTGATACGGAAACCAACACAATGCGCCCGATAGAAGGTGATTATGAAATACTTTATGGTGGTACGTCGGAGCTGAAACTGTTGAAGGCGATACCAGTCACTGTTAAATGA
- a CDS encoding THUMP-like domain-containing protein, with the protein MELNDETLRFIREHCKDDVRNLALQAPKYPGVDMPVALTQIAGRQAAAEKIPSWHEEEGILYPRHLSLEQCSSEATARYKASIIPESSSGTLTDLTGGFGIDCAFLSPKFHHVTYVERQEVLCEIASHNFPLLGLNHIRIENKDGIRHLQEMSSVDWIFIDPARRDGHGGKTVAIADCEPNVAELESLLLEKAQHVMVKLSPMLDLSLAIQDLKHVQEAHIVSVNNECKELLLILGHNIVAAKNIPIHCINLQTKDGRNTETTGQFFTFTREQEQSSPSEYTGTLDKYLYEPNASILKAGAFRNVTCIYKVKKLHPNSHLYTSGEPIKNFPGRSFRITGICTLNKKELKGVLGDLKKANITVRNFPSSVAELRKRIKLSEGGEVYLFATTLNNEQKVLIRCEKI; encoded by the coding sequence ATGGAATTGAATGACGAAACCCTTCGTTTTATACGCGAACATTGCAAGGATGATGTACGCAACCTGGCTCTGCAAGCGCCGAAATATCCCGGTGTGGATATGCCTGTTGCACTGACGCAGATAGCGGGCAGACAGGCGGCGGCAGAGAAAATACCGTCCTGGCATGAGGAAGAAGGCATTCTATATCCCCGTCACCTATCGCTAGAGCAATGTTCCTCGGAAGCTACGGCACGATACAAAGCATCTATCATTCCGGAGTCTTCCTCCGGCACACTGACCGACTTAACCGGAGGCTTCGGCATAGACTGTGCTTTTCTTTCTCCGAAATTCCATCATGTCACCTATGTGGAACGGCAGGAAGTTCTTTGCGAGATTGCATCGCATAACTTCCCGTTACTGGGCCTGAATCATATCCGGATAGAAAACAAAGACGGCATCCGGCATCTGCAAGAGATGTCTTCCGTCGACTGGATATTCATTGATCCTGCCCGTCGTGACGGGCATGGCGGTAAGACTGTTGCCATTGCCGACTGTGAACCGAATGTAGCAGAGTTGGAATCCCTGCTGCTCGAAAAGGCGCAGCACGTAATGGTGAAACTCTCCCCTATGCTCGACCTGTCTTTGGCTATTCAGGATTTAAAGCACGTACAGGAAGCACACATTGTTTCTGTAAACAATGAATGCAAGGAACTTTTGCTTATCTTAGGACACAACATTGTTGCCGCAAAGAATATTCCTATCCATTGCATCAATCTGCAAACGAAGGACGGGAGGAATACAGAGACAACCGGACAGTTCTTCACTTTCACCCGCGAACAGGAACAATCAAGCCCGAGTGAATATACCGGTACTTTAGATAAATATCTGTACGAACCCAACGCGTCCATCCTCAAAGCAGGGGCTTTCCGCAATGTAACCTGCATATATAAGGTAAAGAAGCTGCATCCTAACAGTCACCTCTATACTTCCGGTGAACCGATAAAGAACTTCCCCGGAAGAAGCTTCCGGATAACGGGTATATGTACATTGAATAAGAAAGAGCTAAAAGGCGTATTAGGAGATCTAAAGAAAGCCAATATCACGGTTCGTAACTTTCCTAGTTCAGTAGCCGAACTCCGTAAACGTATCAAATTGAGCGAAGGCGGAGAAGTTTATCTATTCGCTACAACCTTGAATAATGAACAGAAGGTTCTGATCCGTTGCGAGAAAATATAA
- a CDS encoding AAA family ATPase: MLIVRNPFIINGYISPAYFCDRKAESEMLIRQITNGNNTALISTRRMGKTGLIRHCFQSKEIQKTYYTFFIDIYATKSLREFVFALSKEIIESLKSSGKKTIQTFWETMKSLQASLTFDFNGNPSFNLGLGDIQSPDATLDEIFHYLEQANKPCIVAIDEFQQITNYAEDNVEAILRTYVQHCNNAHFIFAGSQRHIMGNIFLTASRPFYQSVSMMHLESIPLEEYIKFAQKHFKEAEKTISKEAIEQIYQYFEGITWYMQKVLHTLYDMTPVHEVADVSMVEEAICQIIGSFQYTYSETLFRMPEKQKELLIAITKEGKASAITSGAFIKKYRLPSSSSVQSALKGLLEKDFVTQEAGTYQIYDRFFGLWLQRNY, translated from the coding sequence ATGCTAATCGTCCGAAACCCTTTCATTATAAACGGATACATATCCCCCGCCTATTTCTGTGACAGGAAAGCAGAGAGCGAGATGCTTATCCGGCAAATTACCAATGGTAATAATACCGCGTTAATCTCAACGCGAAGAATGGGTAAGACAGGATTGATACGTCATTGTTTCCAGAGTAAAGAAATTCAAAAGACATATTACACATTCTTTATTGATATATATGCGACCAAATCTCTGCGTGAATTTGTGTTTGCTCTCAGCAAAGAAATTATCGAGTCATTGAAGTCCTCGGGCAAGAAAACGATACAGACTTTCTGGGAAACGATGAAGTCACTGCAAGCCAGTCTGACATTCGACTTCAATGGTAACCCTTCATTCAACTTAGGCTTGGGAGACATCCAGTCTCCGGACGCTACGCTGGATGAAATATTCCATTATCTGGAACAGGCAAACAAGCCCTGCATCGTAGCCATTGACGAATTCCAGCAAATCACAAATTATGCGGAAGACAATGTGGAAGCTATCCTGCGCACTTACGTGCAACATTGCAACAATGCCCATTTCATCTTTGCCGGAAGCCAGAGGCACATTATGGGCAATATATTTCTGACAGCCTCACGCCCTTTCTATCAGAGTGTATCGATGATGCATCTGGAAAGTATTCCTTTAGAAGAATACATCAAATTTGCTCAGAAACATTTCAAAGAAGCAGAGAAGACTATATCCAAAGAAGCTATCGAACAGATATACCAATATTTTGAAGGCATTACCTGGTATATGCAGAAAGTATTGCATACCCTGTATGACATGACACCTGTTCATGAGGTTGCAGATGTTTCGATGGTTGAAGAAGCCATCTGTCAAATCATAGGCTCATTCCAATATACCTACTCCGAAACCCTTTTCCGGATGCCCGAGAAACAAAAAGAACTGCTCATTGCCATTACCAAAGAAGGGAAAGCAAGTGCCATCACCTCCGGTGCATTCATCAAGAAATATAGATTGCCATCTTCCAGCTCTGTACAATCGGCATTAAAAGGACTGTTGGAGAAGGATTTTGTCACACAAGAGGCGGGAACTTATCAGATTTACGACCGTTTCTTCGGATTATGGCTTCAAAGAAACTATTAA
- a CDS encoding M50 family metallopeptidase gives MKQALKLILSTLFGACIGFGAMVLCITFFTETTLSEFFGNMGNIQLSRLLLSCILSLACLILAVFVQIILHEGGHLIFGLATGYRFVSFRVGSLTLIKEKGKFRFKRFSISGTGGQCLLSPPDKPYEQLPYFWYNAGGVLMNLLTAILALVLWVAYPEIPLPLHLFLLFSFICGFFLALMNGIPLKMSGITNDAYNLILMHRDLNTRKYLALQLAVNAEVQKGVRLKDMPDEWFPNDEVTDYRNIMQVAVKLLYISRYVDRKEFETAHALFSEIERHKEEIVGLYVKEIECELLFLELIGERRKEEVERLYTDKIKRYIQRYKIMMSSKQRLLCALALYWENQPERAKEIYEKVARKRDKYLLQGEVNSDLDIMETMLREAQVQL, from the coding sequence ATGAAACAAGCTCTCAAACTTATACTTTCCACCCTGTTCGGTGCATGCATCGGCTTCGGTGCAATGGTGCTTTGCATCACATTCTTTACGGAGACCACATTAAGTGAATTCTTCGGGAATATGGGAAACATACAGTTGAGCCGACTCTTGCTTTCCTGTATCTTATCATTGGCCTGTCTCATCCTTGCCGTTTTCGTACAGATTATTCTGCACGAAGGCGGGCATCTGATCTTCGGACTTGCCACCGGTTACCGGTTCGTTTCTTTTCGGGTAGGTAGCCTTACACTGATAAAAGAGAAAGGAAAGTTCCGTTTCAAGCGTTTCTCCATCTCCGGCACGGGCGGACAATGCCTGCTCTCTCCACCGGATAAGCCTTACGAACAGTTGCCTTATTTCTGGTATAATGCAGGCGGAGTATTGATGAATCTGCTGACGGCAATCCTTGCACTTGTTCTTTGGGTTGCCTATCCCGAGATACCGCTGCCTTTACATTTATTCCTTCTATTCTCCTTTATCTGCGGCTTCTTCCTGGCACTGATGAACGGTATTCCATTGAAGATGTCGGGCATCACGAATGATGCCTACAACCTGATATTGATGCACCGGGATCTGAATACCCGGAAGTATCTGGCATTACAGTTAGCCGTCAACGCTGAAGTTCAGAAAGGCGTAAGACTGAAAGACATGCCGGACGAATGGTTCCCGAACGATGAAGTGACAGATTACAGGAATATCATGCAGGTTGCCGTGAAACTGCTCTATATTTCGCGCTATGTAGACCGGAAAGAATTTGAAACTGCACACGCCCTGTTTAGCGAAATAGAGCGGCATAAAGAGGAAATTGTCGGACTATACGTAAAAGAAATCGAGTGCGAGCTCCTGTTCCTCGAACTGATAGGTGAACGGAGAAAAGAAGAAGTAGAGCGGCTTTATACAGATAAGATAAAGAGATACATCCAGCGGTATAAGATTATGATGTCTTCCAAACAACGCTTGCTGTGTGCTCTTGCCTTGTATTGGGAGAATCAGCCGGAACGGGCGAAAGAGATTTATGAAAAAGTAGCGCGCAAGCGGGATAAGTATTTGCTGCAAGGCGAGGTTAACTCTGATCTGGATATTATGGAGACGATGCTCCGGGAAGCACAAGTACAGTTATAA
- a CDS encoding M15 family metallopeptidase encodes MKYIYYFLLALWFIPASAQKSETARYLESIGLVNIAEADSSIVVDLMYTRADNFTGKVLYEDLHEAYLHPDAMKGLLLAQQELKKRYPGRRLIVYDAARPMSVQQKMWNVVKGTSKYIYVSNPARGGGLHNYGLAVDISILDEAGNPLPMGTEVDHLGPEAHITNEAALVQSGKMTKQEQANRQLLRSVMRAAGFRALPSEWWHFNWCSRQEAKQKYKVIP; translated from the coding sequence ATGAAGTATATATATTATTTTCTACTTGCTCTCTGGTTTATCCCCGCATCCGCACAAAAGAGTGAAACGGCAAGATATCTGGAAAGCATCGGACTGGTGAACATTGCCGAAGCGGACAGCTCCATCGTCGTAGACCTGATGTATACCCGGGCGGATAATTTCACGGGAAAGGTGCTATACGAAGATCTGCATGAGGCGTATCTGCATCCCGATGCCATGAAAGGACTGCTACTGGCGCAACAGGAACTGAAAAAGCGATACCCCGGCCGTCGCCTCATCGTGTATGATGCCGCCCGCCCGATGAGTGTACAGCAGAAAATGTGGAATGTGGTGAAAGGCACCTCCAAGTATATCTATGTTTCCAATCCCGCACGTGGCGGCGGACTGCACAACTACGGTCTGGCGGTAGACATCAGCATACTGGATGAAGCGGGAAATCCCCTGCCGATGGGTACGGAAGTAGACCACCTCGGCCCCGAAGCTCACATTACGAATGAAGCCGCACTGGTGCAAAGCGGGAAAATGACAAAGCAGGAACAGGCGAACCGGCAACTGCTGCGGAGCGTCATGCGTGCCGCAGGTTTTCGCGCATTGCCCAGCGAGTGGTGGCATTTTAACTGGTGCAGCCGGCAGGAAGCTAAACAAAAATACAAGGTTATACCATAA
- a CDS encoding catalase produces the protein MEKKKLTSANGRLIADNQNTQTAGQRGPIMMQDPWFLEKLAHFDREVIPERRMHAKGSGAYGTFTVTHDITKYTRAAIFSEVGKKTECFVRFSTVAGERGAADAERDIRGFAMKFYTEEGNWDLVGNNTPVFFLRDPLKFPDLNHAVKRDPRTNMRSPNNNWDFWTLLPEALHQVTITMSPRGIPYSYRHMHGFGSHTYSFFNAANERIWVKFHLRTLQGIKNLTDQEAEAIIAKDRESHQRDLYESIEKGDFPKWQFQIQLMTEEQADEYRINPFDLTKVWPHKDFPLQDVGILELNRNPENYFAEVEQAAFNPQNIVEGIGFSPDKMLQGRLFSYGDAQRYRLGVNAEQIPVNKPRCPFHAYHRDGAMRVDGNYGSAKSYEPNSYGEWQDSPEKKEPPLKVHGDVYNYNEREYDDDYYSQPGDLFRLMSVEDQQLTCENTARAMGDAELFIKQRHVRNCYKADPAYGTGVAKALGLDLDEALKATR, from the coding sequence ATGGAAAAGAAAAAACTCACCTCTGCCAACGGGCGCCTGATCGCCGACAATCAAAACACTCAGACCGCAGGACAACGTGGTCCTATCATGATGCAAGACCCCTGGTTTCTGGAAAAACTTGCACACTTCGACCGTGAAGTGATTCCTGAAAGACGTATGCATGCCAAAGGTTCCGGCGCATACGGTACGTTTACCGTAACACATGACATCACAAAGTACACCCGTGCCGCTATCTTCAGCGAAGTAGGTAAGAAGACGGAGTGCTTCGTACGTTTCTCCACCGTAGCCGGTGAAAGGGGAGCTGCCGATGCCGAACGTGATATCCGTGGTTTTGCCATGAAGTTCTATACGGAAGAAGGTAACTGGGATTTAGTGGGAAATAATACTCCTGTATTCTTCCTGCGCGATCCGTTGAAATTTCCCGATTTGAACCATGCCGTAAAACGTGACCCGCGCACCAATATGCGCAGTCCGAACAATAACTGGGATTTCTGGACCTTGCTGCCCGAAGCTTTGCATCAGGTGACCATCACGATGAGTCCCCGTGGTATTCCTTATTCCTATCGCCACATGCATGGTTTCGGTAGCCATACTTATAGTTTTTTCAATGCCGCCAACGAACGTATCTGGGTGAAGTTCCATCTGCGCACCCTGCAAGGCATCAAGAATCTGACCGACCAGGAGGCCGAAGCTATCATTGCCAAGGATCGTGAATCGCACCAACGCGACTTGTACGAGAGCATCGAAAAGGGTGACTTCCCGAAGTGGCAATTCCAGATACAGCTGATGACGGAAGAGCAGGCGGACGAATACCGCATCAATCCGTTCGACCTTACAAAGGTGTGGCCGCACAAAGATTTCCCGCTTCAGGATGTAGGTATCCTGGAACTGAACCGTAATCCGGAAAACTACTTTGCCGAAGTAGAGCAAGCGGCTTTCAATCCGCAGAATATAGTGGAAGGCATCGGTTTCTCTCCCGACAAAATGTTGCAGGGACGCCTTTTCTCTTATGGTGATGCACAGCGTTACCGCTTGGGAGTGAATGCGGAACAGATTCCGGTAAACAAACCCCGTTGCCCGTTCCATGCTTACCATCGTGACGGTGCCATGCGTGTAGACGGTAATTACGGCAGTGCCAAGAGCTACGAGCCCAACAGTTACGGTGAATGGCAAGACTCTCCCGAGAAGAAAGAACCGCCTTTGAAAGTTCATGGCGACGTTTATAACTACAACGAACGTGAGTATGATGATGATTACTACAGCCAGCCGGGTGATCTTTTCCGCCTGATGTCCGTCGAAGATCAGCAACTGACGTGCGAAAATACAGCCCGTGCCATGGGTGATGCCGAACTCTTCATTAAGCAACGCCATGTGCGCAACTGTTATAAAGCTGATCCGGCCTATGGTACAGGCGTAGCCAAAGCTTTAGGTCTTGACCTGGATGAAGCATTGAAAGCAACCCGATAG
- a CDS encoding AraC family transcriptional regulator, which translates to MKDIQKEITPIAADDLFIVLNHPNAKFDYPVHYHPDYEINLVMDTYGSRIVGDSVEAFEALDLIMIGPNLPHAWKGEVVEGNHVITIQFSDKLLNFPILEKRLFNPIKQLLLESQRGIGFSRQTQLVMKDKIIKLTRMQGFHTVLEFFSILHELSIADRHILVSNQYDTKDTVRTSKSRRIAKVCDYIEKNFEEPIKLGDVAQLVNMSESAFSHFFKKKTNCTFIDYITNLRIARACQLLAETTHTVAEICYTCGFNNLSNFIRIFKKKKGSTPQEYRMFLQQMLIKY; encoded by the coding sequence ATGAAAGACATACAAAAAGAAATCACTCCCATTGCCGCGGATGACCTGTTCATTGTACTCAATCATCCGAACGCCAAGTTCGACTATCCGGTACATTATCATCCGGACTATGAAATCAACCTGGTTATGGACACCTACGGAAGCCGCATCGTTGGGGATTCGGTAGAGGCTTTCGAAGCCCTGGACCTCATCATGATAGGTCCCAACCTTCCGCACGCCTGGAAAGGAGAAGTAGTAGAAGGAAACCATGTGATTACCATCCAGTTCTCGGACAAGCTACTGAACTTTCCGATATTGGAAAAACGCTTATTCAACCCCATCAAACAACTGCTGCTTGAATCACAACGGGGCATTGGCTTTTCCAGACAAACCCAACTGGTGATGAAAGATAAGATTATCAAGCTGACCCGGATGCAGGGGTTCCATACGGTATTGGAGTTTTTCTCTATCCTGCATGAGCTTTCTATTGCCGACCGTCACATCTTAGTCAGCAACCAATATGATACCAAAGACACCGTACGCACTTCCAAAAGCCGACGGATAGCCAAAGTCTGCGACTATATCGAGAAGAACTTTGAAGAACCGATTAAGCTGGGCGACGTGGCGCAACTGGTGAATATGTCCGAATCTGCATTCAGTCATTTCTTCAAAAAAAAGACGAATTGCACATTCATCGATTATATCACGAACCTGCGGATAGCCCGCGCTTGCCAGCTATTGGCAGAAACAACCCACACGGTAGCCGAGATCTGCTATACTTGCGGCTTCAATAACTTATCTAATTTTATAAGGATATTCAAGAAGAAGAAAGGGAGTACACCGCAAGAATACCGTATGTTCTTGCAACAGATGCTTATTAAGTATTAA
- a CDS encoding sodium:solute symporter: METFSISNLDLVIVLVYLAFIIWWGLKNGKSSDSQSYFLAGRSMPWWVVGLSLFAASISSTTLIGQSGDAYHTGIAVFNYNLTGIVVMVFFAVFLLPLYIKSGIFTIPEFLEKRFDRRSRYYFSAICIIGNIFLDAAGALYAAALIIKLILPDADLQLIIIVFAIIAASYTIPGGLSSAINAELIQAVILILGSILLTFYCFQQGGDYFYQLFASGDISVKLIRPLTDTATPWLGLIVGMPVLGIYFWANNQTLVQRVLSSKSVDEGRKGVLFTGFLTMLTLFIIAIPGVIARHLFPGLEKPDMVYPNMVLQLIPVGLLGIMLAALLSALTSTLSAILNSTSTLFTMDFYAQYNKNASSQKLVIIGKITSCVIIVAAALWAPQIGKFGSLLKYYQEMLSYIAPPVVAAFLLGVFNKRVNGNGAFAGLLSGLAIAVVMLFYKNEIFGDMHFLLIVPFLLAVSGIVIYLVSMCYSKPVAERLVDTTFSMRELKAEFRANRALVWYKNYHSWAIVLLVLSVLIWIIFS; the protein is encoded by the coding sequence ATGGAGACATTTTCAATAAGCAATTTAGATCTTGTAATAGTCCTTGTTTATTTGGCCTTTATCATCTGGTGGGGGCTGAAGAATGGTAAGAGCTCAGACTCCCAATCCTATTTTCTGGCGGGACGCTCAATGCCTTGGTGGGTAGTGGGGTTGTCGCTGTTTGCTGCCAGTATTTCAAGTACCACTTTGATAGGTCAGTCCGGTGATGCTTATCACACGGGTATCGCTGTGTTTAATTATAACCTGACGGGTATTGTGGTAATGGTGTTCTTTGCAGTTTTCCTGCTACCTCTTTATATTAAGTCGGGTATATTCACGATACCGGAATTTCTGGAGAAGCGTTTTGACCGCCGTTCGCGCTATTACTTCTCTGCCATTTGCATCATAGGAAACATTTTCCTGGACGCTGCCGGGGCTTTGTATGCTGCTGCGCTGATTATTAAGCTGATACTTCCCGATGCTGATTTGCAACTGATCATTATTGTGTTTGCGATTATTGCTGCATCTTATACTATCCCGGGTGGTTTGTCTTCTGCCATTAATGCGGAATTGATACAGGCTGTCATTCTTATATTAGGATCTATCTTGCTGACTTTCTACTGTTTCCAGCAAGGCGGGGATTATTTCTATCAGTTGTTCGCCAGTGGTGATATATCGGTGAAGCTGATTCGTCCGTTGACGGATACGGCCACTCCCTGGCTGGGGCTGATAGTCGGTATGCCGGTTCTGGGCATCTATTTCTGGGCAAATAACCAGACGTTGGTGCAGCGTGTATTGAGTTCGAAGTCAGTGGATGAGGGGCGTAAGGGGGTATTGTTTACGGGTTTCCTTACCATGCTGACTCTTTTTATCATTGCCATACCGGGTGTGATTGCCCGCCATTTGTTTCCGGGGCTTGAAAAGCCGGATATGGTATATCCCAATATGGTGCTTCAGCTGATACCGGTGGGATTGTTGGGCATCATGCTGGCAGCGCTTTTGTCTGCTTTGACTTCTACTTTGAGCGCTATTCTTAACTCTACGTCTACACTGTTCACAATGGACTTCTATGCGCAATATAATAAGAATGCCAGTTCCCAGAAACTCGTGATTATCGGAAAGATAACCTCTTGCGTCATTATTGTTGCGGCTGCCTTATGGGCACCTCAGATCGGGAAGTTCGGTTCGTTGCTGAAGTATTATCAGGAGATGCTTTCTTACATTGCTCCGCCTGTTGTTGCGGCATTTTTGCTGGGTGTGTTTAATAAGCGTGTGAATGGAAATGGTGCTTTTGCCGGTCTGCTCAGTGGCTTGGCTATAGCGGTTGTGATGCTTTTCTATAAGAATGAAATATTTGGCGATATGCACTTCCTGTTGATTGTTCCTTTCTTGTTGGCGGTGAGCGGGATCGTTATTTATCTGGTCAGTATGTGCTATTCGAAACCGGTTGCCGAAAGGCTTGTGGATACCACCTTCTCCATGCGTGAACTGAAAGCGGAGTTCCGGGCGAACCGTGCTCTGGTATGGTACAAGAATTATCATTCATGGGCGATTGTCCTGTTGGTGTTGAGTGTATTGATATGGATTATATTCAGTTGA